A genomic stretch from Tenrec ecaudatus isolate mTenEca1 chromosome X, mTenEca1.hap1, whole genome shotgun sequence includes:
- the LOC142434030 gene encoding something about silencing protein 10-like, translating into MVGRSRRHGAAKWATVRTNSGPDPAGKKEDDSELPPSPGDSSYYQDQVDDFDEARSRAALTKGWHEIGSGDEEKDGDEEEEVLGLDGDDEDDEDGESVGEEDGDDDDSSMQSETEASVDPSLSWGQRKKLYYDTDYGPMSRGRKSQQDLEEEERKEEEEAQLIQERLTQALQEDDFGVTWVEAFAKPVPQVDGVGTRVVKDLTKVSVKEKLKMLRKEAPELLELIEDLKARLAEMKYELEPLLQMVEQGLIPFRKGSQYLRTKYNLYLNYCSNISFYLILKARRTPVHEHPVLERLATYRNLINKLASVDQRLSSEIRHLLKLKDGTGKKELRLKVKSLTAKLKSAPKALAAASAVTDVSSDSDVDETALKYYKEMEDRENLKREKEESATEQALEDPKAKRAITYQIAKNRGLTPRRKKIDRNPRVEHREKSRRAKIRRRGQVREVRREEQRYSGELSGIRAGVKKSIKLK; encoded by the coding sequence ATGGTTGGGCGATCCCGGCGGCACGGTGCGGCCAAGTGGGCAACTGTGCGAACCAATTCGGGCCCCGACCCTGCAGGCAAAAAGGAAGACGACTCCGAATTGCCACCATCACCCGGGGACTCCAGCTACTACCAAGATCAGGTAGATGATTTTGATGAGGCACGATCCCGGGCCGCTTTGACTAAGGGCTGGCATGAAATAGGCAGTGGAGACGAGGAGAAGGATggtgatgaagaggaggaggtgctTGGCCTAGATGGTGACGATGAGGATGATGAAGATGGTGAAAGTGTGGGGGAGGAGGATGGCGATGATGATGATAGCTCCATGCAGAGCGAGACTGAGGCATCTGTGGACCCCAGTTTGTCGTGGGGTCAGAGGAAAAAACTGTACTATGACACGGACTATGGCCCCATGTCCCGAGGCCGGAAGAGTCAACAAGACttagaggaggaagaaagaaaggaggaggaggaggcacagCTCATCCAGGAACGCCTAACCCAAGCCCTGCAAGAAGACGATTTTGGAGTCACCTGGGTAGAGGCCTttgcaaaaccagtgccccaggTAGATGGGGTCGGCACACGGGTGGTGAAGGACCTGACCAAAGTTTCCGTGAAAGAGAAGCTGAAGATGTTGCGGAAAGAAGCACCAGAGCTCTTGGAGTTGATAGAAGACTTGAAAGCCAGGTTGGCAGAGATGAAATATGAACTGGAGCCTTTGCTACAGATGGTGGAGCAAGGACTTATTCCATTCAGAAAAGGAAGCCAATACCTGAGGACCAAGTACAACCTCTACTTGAACTACTGCTCTAATATTAGTTTTTATTTGATCCTGAAAGCTAGGAGGACACCTGTACATGAACATCCTGTCTTAGAAAGGCTTGCTACCTACAGAAATTTGATCAACAAACTGGCTAGTGTAGACCAGAGGCTATCTTCCGAAATCCGTCATCTACTCAAACTCAAGGATGGGACTGGAAAGAAGGAACTGCGTCTTAAAGTAAAATCCCTGACGGCTAAGCTAAAGTCTGCTCCAAAGGCTttagctgctgcctctgctgttaCAGATGTTTCCAGTGATTCTGATGTTGATGAAACTGCACTGAAGTactataaagaaatggaagaCAGGGAGAAtttgaagagagagaaagaagaaagcgcCACAGAGCAGGCTCTTGAAGATCCGAAGGCAAAGAGAGCCATTACCTATCAGATTGCTAAGAATAGAGGACTCACACCTAGGAGAAAGAAGATAGATCGGAATCCGAGAGTGGAACACCGAGAAAAGTCCAGAAGGGCCAAAATTCGCAGAAGAGGCCAGGTTCGTGAAGTTCGTAGAGAAGAGCAACGTTACAGTGGTGAATTATCTGGCATCCGTGCCGGAGTTAAAAAGAGCATTAAGCTTAAATAA